Genomic window (Granulicella arctica):
TTGAGGGGGGTCTTCTTGACAGTGCCGTTGCGGGTGGCGAAGAGGATGTTCATGCCGGCTTCGGAGAGGTCGCGGACGGGGAGGATGGTGACGACCTTCTCGCCGGGCTGGAGGTCGATGAGCGAGGCCATCGCCTTGCCCTTGCCGACGGTACCGGAGTCAGGAATCTCGTAGACCTTGAGCCAGTAGACGCGGCCGGTGTTGGTGAAGCAGAGCAGGAAGGCGTGGGTGGAGTTGACGATAAGCTGGGCGACGAAGTCCTCGTCGCGGGTCTTCATGCCGATGCGCCCGGTGCCGCCGCGACGCTGCTGGCGGTAGGTGGAGATAGGCGTTCGCTTGAGATAACCGGTGTTCGAGACGGTGACGGCGACCTGCTCATCCATGATGAGATCTTCGAGACCGAGCTCGGCGGTCTCATCGAGGATGATGGTGCGGCGGGCGTCGCCGTACTTGTCGCGAATCTCGGTAAGCTCCTTGACGATGACGGCGCGGAGCTTCTCGGGCGAGGCCAGGATGGACTCGAACTCGGCAATGTTGTCGCGGACGGCGCGAAGCTCGTTGAGGAGCTCGTCGATGGAGAGCTGCGTAAGGCGATAGAGCTGCAACTCGAGGATGGCATCAATCTGCCGGTAGCTGAGGATCAGGGTGCCGGTGGTCGAGAAGGTAAGGTCGACGTTGTAGCGAGCGGGGTCGAGCGTAACTCCGGCGAGCTCGGTGCCGCGGAGATTGATGGTCTTGCCGGAGAAGTAGGAGTAGAGGCGCTCGCGAGCTTCGGGGCGGGAACCAGACTGGCGGATGATCTTGATGACGTTATCGAGATGATCGAGCGCGATCTGGTAGCCGAGCAGGATATGCTCGCGGTCGCGGGCCTTCGCGAGGAGGAAAGCAGTGCGGCGGCGGACGACTTCGACGCGGTGGTCGAGGAAGGCGCGGATGGCCTTGTCGAGCGGAAGTTCCTTCGGCTGGCCGTTGTGGACAGCCAGGAAGATCATCGAGAAAGACTCCTGCATCTGGGTGTGCTTGTGGAGCTGGTTGAGGACGATCTGGTGCTCGGCTCCGCGCTTGAGGCCGATGACGATACGCATGCCGTCGCGGTCGGATTCGTCGCGAAACTCGTCGCGGGCAATGTCAGTGATAATGCCCTCGTTGACAAGCTCGGCGATGCGCTCGATCAGCTTGGACTTGTTGACCTGGTACGGAATCTCGGTGACGATGATCGCCTGGCGGCCGCCGGATATGTTCTCAATCGCACACTTGGCGCGCATCATAAAGCGGCCACGGCCAGTCGCGTAGGCGGTGGGAATATTGGTGCGTCCGAAGAGGAAGCCGCCAGTGGGGAAGTCGGGGCCGAGGACATGCTCGAGGACGAGGGCGAGGTCCGAGCGGTGGTCCTGCGGGGACTTCGAGATGAGCGAGATCGCGGCGTTGATGACCTCGGTGAGGTTATGCGGCGGGATGTTGGTCGCCATGCCGACGGCAATGCCTGAAGACCCGTTGACGATGAGGTTCGGGATGCGCGCGGGCAGGACGGTGGGCTCGAGGGTCGACTCGTCGTAGTTGGGGGTGAAGTCTACGGTGTCGGAGTCAATATCCGAGAGCATCTCGCCGGCGATGCGGGTGAGGCGGGACTCGGTGTAGCGCATGGCGGCAGGTGGGTCACCGTCGACTGAGCCGAAGTTTCCCTGGCCGTCGACCATGGGGTAGCGCAGGCTGAAGGGCTGGGCGAGGCGGACCATGGTGTCGTAGATCGCGGAGTCGCCGTGGGGATGGTAGTTGCCCATGACGTGGCCGACCACCTTGGCCGACTTCGTGTACTTCTTGTTGAACTGGAGGCCCATCTCCTGCATGCCGTAGAGAATGCGGCGATGAACAGGCTTAAGACCGTCGCGTACGTCGGGAAGTGCACGCCCGATGATGACGGACATGGAGTAGTCGAGGTACGACCGGCGCATCTCGTCCTCTATATTAATAGAGAGCATGATGGCGGCGCCGCGGCCTTGGACGGTGTTTGGTCCATCAGGCGGCGAGCCGGCGGGCGGCGGTGTGTTGGAGTTTGCGTCCTGCGGAGAAGGTACGTCGGGCGGGCCTAGCGGGAGTTCTGGATTCTGATCGTCAGCCATGGTTTATCTCTCTATTATAGAGGGTTTTGCAGGGCAGAGACAGGGTTGATGCCCCTTCGTGCGGAGTATCTCGGGACATCCCTAGGGTGTTCCGGGTGTCAGCCTAAAGGATCATTCGCTTGCACAAAAAGCTTACTTGCCTTCATAGAAAAATCAATGCTATCTATGAAAATTCATTAGCAGGTAACATTTGCAGCCGCGGGTAAGTGCAGGCTGTCAGAACCGGTCTCCAGCCCTCAATCCTGACTATTTGATCGTTTATTGTGATGCGCAAATAATTTTACGCAACTTCACAATATTTGACGGGTTTTAGGCAACCTTTCAGAGAGTGGGGCAAATCGCGGCCGAAGACCGTCTCATAAGTTGTTACTTTAGTTTAATTCTTCGCTGTGATTAATCCCCTGTAAACCTTTTATTATCTTGTTCTTAGACGATATATCCTGAGCAGGCGTCATTGGGTGATCAGATTGCAGTGACATCTGCATGACTAGGACATTTTGGCATTCCACGCTTCTTACGCTCGGACTTTTATCGAGTTTGATGTCCTCCTCATCAAATTTGTCCCCAACTCTCCAGGCGCAAGAGACGACCGGAGCGATTGTCGGAGCAATCAAGGATGCCAGCGGCGCTGTAATCCCTCATGCGCATGTGCATGTTGATACGGCCTCTTTGCCGGGCGGGAAAACCACAGACACAGACGCGAAAGGCAACTATCATTTTGCCAATCTGCCGCCGGGATCTTATGTGATCACGGTAAGTTCAAAAGGCTTCTCGGAGTTGAGGCGCGAGGGTTTGATGCTTGAGGTGGGTCACTCGCCGAGCGTCGACCTGACGCTGACGGTCGGATCTGAGAGCACCGTTGTTGAGGTGAGCGCCGAGTCGCCGGCGATCGATGTGACGACTGTGACGACGCTGACCAACGTGACGCAGGATGTGATCAACTATGTGCCGCGCGGCCGGTCGTATCAATCCGTGATCCAGTTTGCGCCTTCGGCCCGTAATGAGCCGCTGATGGGCAATACGACTACGAACGGAAGCGGCAGTGTATCGCCGGGCAACGGGAGCAATGGCAATTCCTACGGCTACTCGGTTGCGGGCGGATCGGATTCGGAGAACTCATACCTCGTCGAGGGCCAGGAAACGGCTAACCTGATTGGCGGCTACTCGCACACCAATGTGCCGTTTGACTTCATCCAGGAGGTTCAGGTTAAGAGCTCCGGCATCGAGGCGGAGCATGGCGGAGCACTCGGCGGCGTGGTGAATGTGATTATGCAGAAGGGTAGTCCGAAGTTTCACGGATCGGCCTTCATCCAATTTGAGAACCAGTCGCTCGACGCTGGCCCAAGTCCGTTCTCGCACTACGATGCGACCAGCGCCCCGACGGCGACAAACTGGCAGGGTGCAGCCGGTTACAGTGGACTCGCGGACGCAGCCTATCAGAGCTATCAGCCGATTAAGCCCAATCACAGCGATGTCTTTCCGGGCTTCACGCTGGGTGGTCCACTGGCGATGTTGCTTGCAAGGGCCCTGCCGCTTTCACCCAAATGGAACGATAAACTTTTCTTCTTCGTTGGCTTCAACCCGGAGCTGGCACGCTACTCCGAGCGCCTGAACTTTGGCTCTGCCAATGGCGGCGTTATCCCATTCAGCCAGAATACGAACACGTACTACACAACAGCGCGCATCGATGCGAGGGTGACAGAGCGGGTTCGTGTCTTTGCATCCTGGCTCTACCAGTTGCAGCGTGCAAATGGCGAGAACCTGCCACAGGCTGACTCCAAAAATGGTGCGTTGAATCCTGTGACCGGCTGCTTCGGTGCTGCAGCCACGCCATGCACGGGTTCATTCACCGATCCGTCTGTCTACGCTCACACCCTCGGCTACGACGCTCCGAATACGACGTTCAACACCGGCGCTGATATTACGGTGACTCACAATATCGTAGCGACGACACGATTTGGCTACTATTTCGAGAACTATCACGACTTTGGCTATCCTCAGGGAGGGGTGCTGTACCAGTTCCAGAACAACGGCGTTGGTGCAACTGATGCCAGCGGAACGAATCCACTGCCAGCATCACTTTCCCAGGGTCCGGGCTCCGTAAACGCAGCTCTCGACGCCAACTTCACGGGGTATAACTCCAACAAGGCGATCCAGTTTGATCAGGATGCTGCCTGGTACAAAAGCACGAAATTTGGAACACACAACTTCAAATTCGGATATCAGCTGGTTCGCAATTCGAACTATATCTTCCAGGGTTACAACGAGCCATATGTCCAGGTGAACGTTGGCCAGAGCGCGTCATATGTGCCCGGAAGTCCAACAGGTAAGGCGAACTGCGCTGCTCTGCAAGCGACAACGCAGGCCGCCAACCCGGGTACACCGCCGGCAAACATCGGCTGCGAAGGACAGTATGGCTATGTGACCGTCTACGACTTCGGCACAGGCGGGAAAGCGACCAGCTACGATCATGGTCTCTTTGCGCAGGACTCCTGGACGGTTGGGCATGGAGTGACGCTGGATGTGGGCGTTCGTCTGGATAAGGAGTTTCTACCGGGAGAAGGTCAGGGTGCTGGAGCACCGCCGAAGCCAATCGACTTCAGCTGGGGTGACAAAGTTGCTCCTCGTCTTGGCGCTGCGTGGGATGTTTTCCGGGATGGACGGATGAAGGTGTTTGGTAGCTATGGTGTGTTCTACGACACCATGAAGCTGAACCTGGCGATCAGCTCATTTGGCGGGCAGTACTGGCAAAATTGTGTGTACGGCTTGAACACGTCGAGCCTCACTTCGATCGTTCCTGCCTATGACAGCAATCATCGCTATTGCAGTGGACCAGATGCAACGAACCAGGCAAACTTTACGGGTGGAACGACGCCGGCCGGTTTGACCTTTATCGAAAACCTCAACAATCGCGCCTTTCCGACGACCTGCGCTACGTGCAGTTCGAGCCAGGAAGGTGTTGCTCCCGGGCTCAAGCCGTATCGCCAGCATGAGGCTGTGGCCGGTGTGGACTATCAGCTTGCCCGGAATGTGGCGTTCGAGGCTCGATACGATCGGCGGAGGCTGGATCATGTGATTGAGGACTCGGCGATCGTCAACCCAGAAGTGGGAGAAACCTTTGTCGTGGTCAATCCGGGGCAGGGCGTCAATGCTACTTTTTCAGGATTTTGTAACTTCATCTATGGAACAGGGAGTGCTGGTTGCGTTTCCTCAAACGGCCAGACACCTCCGGATACGACTATTCCTGCGGCCCGCAGCTATGACGGCCTCGAGTTCCGTCTGAACAAGGCGCTGAGCAGCCACTGGTCTGGCCTGTTCTCCTACACGTATAGCCACTTTCGGGGTAACTATACGGGTTTGACCAGTTCAGATATTGCGGATGGAGGCTCGGGCGGACGCAACGCTCCGAACAACAGCCGCGCATTCGACGAGCCATACTTCTCCTATAACGCGCTCGGTGGCTCATCGAGCGGGCTGCTGCCGACGGATCGTCCGAATACGCTGAAGGGCTATGCGTACTATCAGCTTGGCTATTTGAAGCGGTTCACGACGGATCTTGGTGTATTCCAGACCGCCTATCAGGGTTCGCCAAACACGTCGTACGCGAATGTGGGACAGAGTTTCAATGCATTTCCAGTGGACATCTTCAACCGCGGTGTCTGGGCTGATTTCTCGCAGAATCCAACGACAGGTGCGATTACGGTCGGAACTCCGCATACGTATCGCAATCCCTGGTATGTTCAGTCCGACCTGAACGTGACCGAATCGTACAAGCTAACCGAAGATAGGGCGGTGAGCTTCACGGCCACGTTCTCGAACGTCCTCAATCAGCATGTCGTCACCTCGGTCAATGAGCAGGTTGATTCCAGTTATTTTGGCAATCAGTTTATTACCCCGGGCGGATTTACCTACTCGGCTGGACCTGCGTTCTACGCCGCGGCAGAACGAGCCTACAACGTGAGTACTGGACTGAACAGCAACAATGATCTGGGTGGGCCTGAGACGATCAACAGTCAGTATGGCAAGCCTCTCTCATACCAACTGCCACGAACGATTCGGCTCCAGGCGAGATTTAACTTCTAGACTGAATAGACTGAATTTGGCGCTCGTATGTAGGCGGAGAGCTTAGCTCTCCGCCTATGCTTTTTGGGATGTGACGGATCAACCCGGTAAGGCACCTGGAAACACTTTTTGCGTGAAGGATATGCTGCCTTTTATAGGAAAAACACTCACATTATGAAGCAACATGAGTGCAATGAGCTACTTAGCCTATATATGATTTTGCGGAAATCAATTCCTAAATCTATATGGACAAGCCAGACTTCTACGCGAAGGTTGTATTGACTAAATTGCAAATGGTTGTATCTGAAGCACTAACGTGACCATGAACCCGTACGTTCACAATGGCCCGTGAGATGCACTACTCTCCCGCAGTCAACCTCAATGTCTGTCTGTTTATTGAAGCAAAGCATGCGTGGGGATTGATGACCATTTTAGGGAGAACAGCCGGATGAAGAAGTTACTAGGACTTGGCTTGCTTGCAGTTGCATCTGCGGCGGTCAGCTATGGGCAGGCGATATCTGTAAACGGCGGATCGATCGCCGGTACGATCACCGATTCGAGCGGAGCAGTGCTTCCTAACGCGAACATCACTGTCACGGGCACAGATACAGGTTTCAAGAAGGACCTGACCAGCGACTCGGCAGGCTTCTACAGTGTAGGACCCCTAAATCCGGGCAACTACACGGTAACGATTGTTGGAGCAGGCTTTCAGACACTGTCCACAAAGACAGTCGTTCGGACCGGTACAGTCACGAGCGGTAACTTCAAGCTGACCGTAGGTCAGTCCTCCGAGACGATCGAAGTGAACGCGGGCCAGGTTTCGGTAAACACTGAGCAGGCTGGTGTCAGTGACGTCATCACCAATCAGCAAATTCAGTCCTTACCAATCAACGGGCGCAACTTTCTAGATGTGGCTCAGATTGAGCCGGGCGTCATTCTGCAGTCTGGTCAGAGCTTCGATCCAACCAAGGCAGGATATTCAGCGATTTCGGTCTCGGGTGTCTCGGGCCGTACGACCCGCATTCTTCTCGATGGTCAGGACATTACTGATGAGACGGTCGGGACGACTATTTTCAACGTGTCGCAGGGCTCGATCAATGAGTTTCAGTTGAATCGCTCCACTCAGGACGTATCGGGCGATGTAACGTCGACAGGCCAGGTGCTTGTATCGACGACTTCGGGTACGAACAAATTTCACGGTCAGGGTTTTTATAATTTTCAGGATAACCGTGCCGGCTTCGCGACTGTAGAAGGCGTGGATGCGCCATTTCAGCGCAACCAGTTCGGCGGAAGCGTTGGCGGCCCGATCCTGCGAGACAAGCTGTTCTTCTTCGGCAACATCGAGCGAATTAAGCAGGACCAATCTGCTTCTGCGCCAATCGGCTCCATCTTCCCCCAGTATCAGGGGCTGACGGTACCTTCACCCTATCGCGAGACCTATTCGGTCGTCCGGTTGGACTACAACGGTCCGCTGGGTGGCCACTATTTCGTGCGCGGCAACTATAACGTCAACTCGGTCTCCGGTAACTTTGGCGATGGCTTTGAGACCTATGCAAATCGCGATAACACGCCGGGCATCTCAGGTGGCGGCGATTTCTCGACGGGTAAGTTCACTCACTCCTTCCGCGTCAGCTACGAAAAGTTCCACAACCTCATTGCCGACACGTCCGGCAGTGCAGTCACGACCATCAATCCTCTACCGGGAATTACGTTCCAAAACGTTGCAGCTAATCTCTTCACTGGTCCGAACGATAATGCGCCGCAGGGCACGTTTCAATCGGACAAGCAGGTCCGCTATGACGGCACCTGGACCAAGGGTGCGCACAACGTTCGCTATGGTTACAGTTTGAATCGTATTCAGGGCGGCGGTTTCGCTGCATTCTTCGGGCTCGGCGCACGTGTTCGCGAGACAGCTTCGACCATTCTTCCTGGTCACAGCGGAAGCGATCCGCTGAACGATTATTTCGCAAGCTCGATCGTCCTCGGCAACGGGCTCGGCTTCTTTACTGAGCGTCCTGGCTTCGGTCTGCAGGGCGGCGGCGTCGCAGACTGGCGCGAAGGCGCCTACGTCTCTGATTCCTGGCGGATCAAGCCAAGCTTTACCTTCACGGCCGGCCTCCGGTGGAGTGTCGATACGGATCGCGCCAACCAGGATCTTGCAACTCCTCTCTGCTCCGATGTCGATCCAAGTCTTGGGTTCACCGGCTGCTCTGGCGCAACGCCTCTCTTCTCGCAGTTCAGGTCAGATCTAGGCGCAAAGGTCCACCAGCCTTACGCAAATTTTGCTCCGCAAATCGGATTTGCATATGCTCCGGGTAACGCCAAGACGGTGCTTCGTGGTGCTGCGGGTATCTTCTTCGAAGGCGACGTCTTCAACAACACGACGAACGCTCGCGGCAGCCTGTTGAAGTCCGGACCATTTTTCAATGACGTCTCGGTCTGCGGAAGTGGTGTTCTGGATCAACCAGATGGAACGATTGTCTCCAGCGTCACGGTTGGTGGAGTTTCCCAGACCATCGCACAGATCTGCTCTTCGTCGATCGCTTCAGCCGCTCCTTACATCAAGGCTTTGAACACTCTCTACCAAACCAACTCGGCGGCAAACTCCAATGCGGTCAACGGTGGTTATGTCGGGCAAAACCTGACTGTCAACGGCGTTTATGGTGCTCCCTACAAGACGCCGTACTCTGAGCAGTTCAATTTCGGTATTGAGCGCGAGATCTTCAGGGGTGCAACGCTCAAAGCTGACTATGTTCATAACGCTACGCTGAAGATTGGGCAGACACAGGATGTGAACCATGTTGGAGCGGCGCGCTTCCTGAACACGACTGCCGCTCAGGCAGCTATTACGAAGACGCTCGCTGCCTGCGGCGCAACCTCGATTACCGGAGCTCTTGCCGCTTGCCAGACGCACCCCGGCGGCGCGGGTGCCGCAAACGGACCAGTTACCATCGAAGACTTCGCTGCCAACGGTCTTGACTCGGGCGTAACGTACCTTGGAGGCTTTCCTTCCTCGTTTGGCCTGGGTGTAGGTCCGAATCAGGGTGCTGCTTTCGCGGGTCAGAATGCCAACCTCGGAACCGGGGCCTTCATTCTCCCGATCGGACGCTCCGGCTATGATGCTCTGCAGATGGTGTATCACCAGGTGAAGGAGCATCCGCTTCCTGGCATTGTGAGCAGCAACCTGCAGGTTTCATATAGCCTTTCGCGCATCGTTACGACGAATGGCCTTGGAACCTCGGATGGACTGTTCAACAATGCTTCGTACGATAACGACAACCCAACTGGAACCATCGGTCGCGCGTCGCTCGATCACAAACACGAGGTGTCCTTCGGTGGTTCTGCGAAGCTGAAGTATGGCCCGCAGGTCGGTATGATCGGTCACTTCTACTCGGCCAGCCCGACCTCGCTGACTCTGGACGCTGGATTGATTCATGGCAATATCTTCCAGTCGGATCTGACAGGTGATGGAACCACGGGCGATCTCGCTCCCGGCACAGTGCAGGGTGACTACATGCACCGCGTCAAGCCCGGCACCCTTAATAGCTACATCAGCAACTTCAACAACACCAAGGCTGGATCGTTGACTCCTGCCGGTCAGGCCCTTGTGACTGCCGGTCTGTTTACGCAACAGCAGCTAGTACTAGCCGGTGGTGCTGTGCAGCCAATCGCCAGTGTTCCTTCCGCTCGTGCTCTCTCGAATCCGATGACGCGCCTGTTGGACGTCAACGTCTCCTACCCAATTCAGCTTGCACGGTATCGGGAAGGTCTCTCGCTTGAGCCAGCGGTTGCAGTTTACAACGTTGGCAACTTCTCGAATTTCGGTGGAACAAGCCTTGCATCAGGTGTCCTGCTGAACCAGTCAGATGCTGGTGGTCCGGTGAATACCTCGACCGGCTACCTCAACGGACCGAACACCTATGATGCGCAAAACCAGTTCCGTACGATTCGCGGAACGGGTACGTTCAATCAAGGTGCACCGCGCACGATCGAGTACCAACTCAAGCTGAACTTCTAACCCTCTGGCAACAGAGTCTTGAGCGGCGGAGAGCTTCGGCTCTCCGCCGTTTTGCGTTGGTGTGACAGCCTGGCGGACTTGGATGCAGTACGAGGGATCGTGTAGCCCGCATGTGAGGATCAATCAGCCATAGGTATAGCGGACCGTTGTCCCCGATGTTCATGGGTTGTAGGACGGACGCAGTCGACGCACTGCGGAGAGCGTCTGGAATGCTCCCTGGCAACCGCGTTGGAAAGATGTTTATTGATTAACATTTCAAGGCTGGTAAATCTCGGACCGATGTGGTCTTATATCTTTATAAGACTGACTTGGTCCGAGATCAATTTTCGCTTCCTGTGAGCTCCGGGAAGCTCTCGGCAAAAGAGCGGCTTCAGGAGATTTCAACAGTGAAGAAGACAAAGTTGCGCACAATTGCGGAGGGTAACAAGAAGGCTGTTGCTGGCGGGAGCCGTGGTGGCTTTACTGGATCGCGTGGCTGGCTGGCCGCTGGAACACTGGTTGCGGCTGCAATTGGAAGCAGCACCCCGGCAATGGCTTTTGTGACCAAGGATGGTGGCAAGACCGGGCAGGCGTTAAGCCCAGAGGCGAACCTGCCGGTGAAGCGGTTCAGCATTGCCGCTGGAACTCTCGAGGACGGACTGCATGCCTTCCAGGTGGCATCAGGTCTGACGATCAAGCAGTCATTGCCAGCAGGGACGATGGCAGGCTTCCAGACGCAGGGTGTGACTGGCCTGATGCCGTCGGGCGAGGCGTTAACGAAGCTGTTGGAGGGGACAGGGCTTTCGTTCCGGCTGGACGGTACGAGCACCCTAGTGGTTGGGCTACGCGCGTCGGCGGATGTGTCCGTGACGGCGCAGACCACTATGCCGCTATCGCAGTTCACGGAAGCGCTGACGGATACGCCGCAATCAATCACGGTAGTTCCCCAGTACATCATGAAGGAGCAGGGTATCTCCACGCTGCGGGACACGCTGCGCAACGTTCCCGGCATAAGTCTGGCGGCCGGTGAGGGTGGAGCGCAGGGCGATAGTCTGACGATCCGCGGCTTTACGGCGCGCAACGACATCTTCATGGACGGTATCCGCGACTTCGGTAGCTACTACCGCGATTCCTTCAACTATGAGCAGGTTGAGGTGCTCGAAGGACCGGCCGGCATCGAGTTCGGACGTGGATCGACAGGCGGCGTCATCAACCAGGAGAGCAAGCGACCGACGGACAGCAAGTTTGTAACGGGAACGCTGCAGCTTGGAACGGATCTGACGCGGCGTATCACGGTCGACGTAAACCGTCCGCTGGGCCATCTGCCGAATGGTGGCGGCGTCGCCTTCCGCATGAACGTGATGGGTGACGAGGCGAATATCGCCGGGCGCGACGTGGTCGAGAATAAGCGCTTCGGCGTCGCGCCATCGCTAGCCTTTGGCCTGGGCACGACGACGCGGGCGACCGTGTCGTGGGTTCACCTTGGCGAGAACGATATTCCGGACTACGGTATTCCGTGGTTGCTGAATAAGCCTGCGGCGTCGAAGCGATCGGCCTACTACGGCTTCCGTCACTCCAACTTCCTCAACACCCATGACGACATTCTGACTGCGAAGATTGAGCACGATCTGGATGAGCATGTGAGTCTGCGTAGCGTGACGCGCTTTGCAAACTATCCGCGCAATACACAGATCACGGAGCCGCAGGTCTGCTCGAACGGCGCTATCTCAACGGCACCAGCCACATACGGGCAGATCCTGGCGCCAACAAACATTTTCAATTCGGCACTCCTCTGCTCATACAACAATGCGGCGAACCCAACGGCAACGGATCCGGCGACGATCATGGTCAATCGCAACCAGATTACGGTGAAGAGCGTCGAGAGCGATCTATGGCAGCAGGACTCCGCGATCCTGCACTTCAACATTGGACACGTCGCACAGTCGATGGTGCTGGGGATTGAGGGCGGCCGTGAGATGTCTAACCCGACACGCTTTACCTTCACTGGGGTTCCGCCTGCTACGCTGCTGAATCCGAATGAGGACCTGGTCTTCTCAGGCACGAAGGCACTGAATACCATCACGCATGTGGCTGCTGACTCGGGTGGCGTCTACTTCGTCGACACGATGCACCTGGGACGGTACATCGATGTGACAGGCGGAATTCGATACGACTACTTCTACACGCAGCAGCGGCAGTATACGGCGAGCACGACGCAGAATGTCTTTGCGTCACGCACGGATAAGAAGCCATCATATCGAGCAGCGTTCGTGGTGAAGCCGACCCAGCATGGCAGCGTGTACTTCGACTATGGAACGAGCTTCAATCCCTCGGCTGAGTCGCTGTCGTTATCAGCTTCAACGTCAGTGCTGCCACCTGAAGAGAACGAGACGTACGAGGTCGGAACGAAGTGGGACTTCCTGCAGGAGCACTTGACTGTGGCAGGCGC
Coding sequences:
- a CDS encoding TonB-dependent receptor; this encodes MSSSSNLSPTLQAQETTGAIVGAIKDASGAVIPHAHVHVDTASLPGGKTTDTDAKGNYHFANLPPGSYVITVSSKGFSELRREGLMLEVGHSPSVDLTLTVGSESTVVEVSAESPAIDVTTVTTLTNVTQDVINYVPRGRSYQSVIQFAPSARNEPLMGNTTTNGSGSVSPGNGSNGNSYGYSVAGGSDSENSYLVEGQETANLIGGYSHTNVPFDFIQEVQVKSSGIEAEHGGALGGVVNVIMQKGSPKFHGSAFIQFENQSLDAGPSPFSHYDATSAPTATNWQGAAGYSGLADAAYQSYQPIKPNHSDVFPGFTLGGPLAMLLARALPLSPKWNDKLFFFVGFNPELARYSERLNFGSANGGVIPFSQNTNTYYTTARIDARVTERVRVFASWLYQLQRANGENLPQADSKNGALNPVTGCFGAAATPCTGSFTDPSVYAHTLGYDAPNTTFNTGADITVTHNIVATTRFGYYFENYHDFGYPQGGVLYQFQNNGVGATDASGTNPLPASLSQGPGSVNAALDANFTGYNSNKAIQFDQDAAWYKSTKFGTHNFKFGYQLVRNSNYIFQGYNEPYVQVNVGQSASYVPGSPTGKANCAALQATTQAANPGTPPANIGCEGQYGYVTVYDFGTGGKATSYDHGLFAQDSWTVGHGVTLDVGVRLDKEFLPGEGQGAGAPPKPIDFSWGDKVAPRLGAAWDVFRDGRMKVFGSYGVFYDTMKLNLAISSFGGQYWQNCVYGLNTSSLTSIVPAYDSNHRYCSGPDATNQANFTGGTTPAGLTFIENLNNRAFPTTCATCSSSQEGVAPGLKPYRQHEAVAGVDYQLARNVAFEARYDRRRLDHVIEDSAIVNPEVGETFVVVNPGQGVNATFSGFCNFIYGTGSAGCVSSNGQTPPDTTIPAARSYDGLEFRLNKALSSHWSGLFSYTYSHFRGNYTGLTSSDIADGGSGGRNAPNNSRAFDEPYFSYNALGGSSSGLLPTDRPNTLKGYAYYQLGYLKRFTTDLGVFQTAYQGSPNTSYANVGQSFNAFPVDIFNRGVWADFSQNPTTGAITVGTPHTYRNPWYVQSDLNVTESYKLTEDRAVSFTATFSNVLNQHVVTSVNEQVDSSYFGNQFITPGGFTYSAGPAFYAAAERAYNVSTGLNSNNDLGGPETINSQYGKPLSYQLPRTIRLQARFNF
- the gyrA gene encoding DNA gyrase subunit A yields the protein MADDQNPELPLGPPDVPSPQDANSNTPPPAGSPPDGPNTVQGRGAAIMLSINIEDEMRRSYLDYSMSVIIGRALPDVRDGLKPVHRRILYGMQEMGLQFNKKYTKSAKVVGHVMGNYHPHGDSAIYDTMVRLAQPFSLRYPMVDGQGNFGSVDGDPPAAMRYTESRLTRIAGEMLSDIDSDTVDFTPNYDESTLEPTVLPARIPNLIVNGSSGIAVGMATNIPPHNLTEVINAAISLISKSPQDHRSDLALVLEHVLGPDFPTGGFLFGRTNIPTAYATGRGRFMMRAKCAIENISGGRQAIIVTEIPYQVNKSKLIERIAELVNEGIITDIARDEFRDESDRDGMRIVIGLKRGAEHQIVLNQLHKHTQMQESFSMIFLAVHNGQPKELPLDKAIRAFLDHRVEVVRRRTAFLLAKARDREHILLGYQIALDHLDNVIKIIRQSGSRPEARERLYSYFSGKTINLRGTELAGVTLDPARYNVDLTFSTTGTLILSYRQIDAILELQLYRLTQLSIDELLNELRAVRDNIAEFESILASPEKLRAVIVKELTEIRDKYGDARRTIILDETAELGLEDLIMDEQVAVTVSNTGYLKRTPISTYRQQRRGGTGRIGMKTRDEDFVAQLIVNSTHAFLLCFTNTGRVYWLKVYEIPDSGTVGKGKAMASLIDLQPGEKVVTILPVRDLSEAGMNILFATRNGTVKKTPLKDFSNVMSRGIIAIGIDKDDELITARITDGQQVIFLATHDGMAIRFNEQDLRPMGRPATGNRGITLKKGDYVIGAAVTPSAEARNKVRLERAAEKGLTDQVAAVIDEATSTTAAQPLELAEPGELAAPATSNETAAKLEKLDKQLGLTPCLILSVTDNGFGKRTDVDMYRLQTRGGKGVINVKTTAKNGKVTGINLVDETSELMVISQFGKIIRIDTKSIRAAGRSTMGVKLLDLEDQDKVAAAVVIPPEEAKTQPEEGTLLQ
- a CDS encoding TonB-dependent receptor, whose translation is MKKLLGLGLLAVASAAVSYGQAISVNGGSIAGTITDSSGAVLPNANITVTGTDTGFKKDLTSDSAGFYSVGPLNPGNYTVTIVGAGFQTLSTKTVVRTGTVTSGNFKLTVGQSSETIEVNAGQVSVNTEQAGVSDVITNQQIQSLPINGRNFLDVAQIEPGVILQSGQSFDPTKAGYSAISVSGVSGRTTRILLDGQDITDETVGTTIFNVSQGSINEFQLNRSTQDVSGDVTSTGQVLVSTTSGTNKFHGQGFYNFQDNRAGFATVEGVDAPFQRNQFGGSVGGPILRDKLFFFGNIERIKQDQSASAPIGSIFPQYQGLTVPSPYRETYSVVRLDYNGPLGGHYFVRGNYNVNSVSGNFGDGFETYANRDNTPGISGGGDFSTGKFTHSFRVSYEKFHNLIADTSGSAVTTINPLPGITFQNVAANLFTGPNDNAPQGTFQSDKQVRYDGTWTKGAHNVRYGYSLNRIQGGGFAAFFGLGARVRETASTILPGHSGSDPLNDYFASSIVLGNGLGFFTERPGFGLQGGGVADWREGAYVSDSWRIKPSFTFTAGLRWSVDTDRANQDLATPLCSDVDPSLGFTGCSGATPLFSQFRSDLGAKVHQPYANFAPQIGFAYAPGNAKTVLRGAAGIFFEGDVFNNTTNARGSLLKSGPFFNDVSVCGSGVLDQPDGTIVSSVTVGGVSQTIAQICSSSIASAAPYIKALNTLYQTNSAANSNAVNGGYVGQNLTVNGVYGAPYKTPYSEQFNFGIEREIFRGATLKADYVHNATLKIGQTQDVNHVGAARFLNTTAAQAAITKTLAACGATSITGALAACQTHPGGAGAANGPVTIEDFAANGLDSGVTYLGGFPSSFGLGVGPNQGAAFAGQNANLGTGAFILPIGRSGYDALQMVYHQVKEHPLPGIVSSNLQVSYSLSRIVTTNGLGTSDGLFNNASYDNDNPTGTIGRASLDHKHEVSFGGSAKLKYGPQVGMIGHFYSASPTSLTLDAGLIHGNIFQSDLTGDGTTGDLAPGTVQGDYMHRVKPGTLNSYISNFNNTKAGSLTPAGQALVTAGLFTQQQLVLAGGAVQPIASVPSARALSNPMTRLLDVNVSYPIQLARYREGLSLEPAVAVYNVGNFSNFGGTSLASGVLLNQSDAGGPVNTSTGYLNGPNTYDAQNQFRTIRGTGTFNQGAPRTIEYQLKLNF